The Vicia villosa cultivar HV-30 ecotype Madison, WI linkage group LG1, Vvil1.0, whole genome shotgun sequence genome includes a region encoding these proteins:
- the LOC131635211 gene encoding pentatricopeptide repeat-containing protein At3g47530: MAPVWSSCSNRFVIAATKLQSHTSFTTAIAIHLYHYSTVPQPYQPNPQNTPPISISSLNYKESIISAIKSISHKTHLLQIHAHILTTTLIQDPAVSHHFLCRVSLSGPLQNPDYSRLFFEQISYPFVSHYNTMIRAYSLSDSPQKSLFLYRDMRRRGIAANPLTSSFVIKSCIRFLYLLGGVQVHCNIIKDGHQSDSLLLTALMDLYSQCQKYDDACKVFDEMCLRDTVAWNVMISCCIRNNRTRDALSLFDVMQSEKYKCEPDDVTCLLLLQACARLNALEFGERIHNYIMEHGYGGAMNLSNSLISMYSRCGCVDKSYEVFMGMKNRSVVSWSAMISGLAVNGYGREAIEAFEEMQRNGVQPDDHTFTGVLSACSHSGLLDEGVSFFDRMISEFRITPAIHHYGCMVDLMGRAGLLDKAYQLITSMEAKPDSTVWRTLLGACRIHGHVTLGERVIEHLIELRAQEAGDYVLLLNLYSSAEQWEKVAEVRKLMRQNSIQTTPGCCTIELNGVVHEFVVDDISHSRKVEIYNTLDEINKQLRIAGYVVELSSELHKMDDKGKGYALSYHSEKLAIAFGVLVTPPGTALRVASNLRICVDCHNFLKLFSAVYNRDVILRDHKRFHHFRRGHCSCSDYW, translated from the coding sequence ATGGCACCAGTTTGGTCCTCATGCTCAAACCGTTTTGTTATCGCAGCAACCAAACTCCAATCCCACACCAGTTTCACCACCGCCATTGCCATTCATCTCTATCACTACAGTACCGTTCCTCAACCATATCAACCAAACCCACAAAATACTCCACCCATTTCAATTTCTTCCCTAAACTACAAAGAATCGATAATTTCAGCCATAAAATCTATTTCCCATAAGACCCATTTGCTTCAAATCCATGCTCACATTCTCACCACAACTCTCATTCAAGACCCTGCAGTTTCTCATCACTTCTTATGCCGCGTATCTCTCTCGGGCCCATTACAAAACCCTGACTATTCTCGCCTTTTCTTTGAGCAAATCAGTTACCCTTTTGTTTCCCACTACAACACCATGATCAGAGCTTATTCCTTGAGCGACTCACCTCAAAAGTCTCTTTTTTTATACCGTGATATGAGGAGAAGAGGCATTGCTGCTAACCCTTTAACGTCTTCCTTTGTTATTAAGTCATGTATCAGGTTTTTGTATCTTCTTGGAGGGGTTCAGGTTCATTGTAACATTATCAAAGACGGGCATCAATCAGATAGCCTTTTGCTCACTGCTCTCATGGATTTGTATTCACAATGTCAGAAATATGATGATGCGtgtaaggtgtttgatgaaatgtgtCTGAGAGATACTGTTGCTTGGAATGTGATGATCTCTTGTTGTATTCGAAATAATCGGACCCGGGATGCTTTGAGCTTGTTTGATGTTATGCAGAGTGAAAAGTATAAATGTGAGCCTGATGATGTAACTTGTTTGCTTCTTCTTCAAGCGTGTGCTCGTTTGAATGCCTTGGAATTTGGTGAACGAATTCATAATTATATTATGGAACATGGCTATGGAGGTGCTATGAATTTATCTAATTCTCTCATATCAATGTATTCGCGGTGTGGTTGTGTAGACAAGTCTTATGAGGTGTTTATGGGAATGAAGAATAGAAGTGTTGTTTCATGGAGTGCAATGATATCTGGTTTGGCAGTGAATGGATATGGGAGAGAAGCTATTGAAGCATTTGAAGAGATGCAGAGAAATGGCGTTCAACCCGATGATCATACATTCACGGGTGTCCTTTCTGCTTGCAGTCATTCTGGATTGTTAGACGAGGGGGTGTCGTTTTTTGACCGAATGATCTCAGAGTTTAGGATAACACCAGCCATCCACCATTATGGCTGCATGGTTGATCTCATGGGTCGTGCTGGCTTACTTGATAAGGCCTACCAGCTTATCACATCGATGGAGGCAAAGCCAGATTCCACGGTGTGGAGGACCTTGCTCGGGGCATGCAGAATTCATGGTCATGTTACACTTGGTGAACGAGTAATTGAGCATTTGATTGAATTGAGAGCTCAAGAAGCTGGAGATTATGTTTTGCTTCTGAATCTTTATTCTTCAGCTGAACAATGGGAAAAGGTTGCAGAAGTTAGAAAACTAATGAGACAAAATTCAATCCAAACCACACCTGGTTGTTGCACAATTGAACTTAATGGAGTTGTTCATGAGTTTGTTGTGGATGACATTTCACATTCAAGAAAGGTTGAAATTTATAACACACTGGATGAGATTAATAAACAGCTGAGGATAGCTGGTTATGTTGTTGAACTTTCATCTGAACTGCATAAGATGGATGACAAAGGAAAAGGGTATGCACTCTCTTATCACAGTGAAAAACTGGCAATTGCATTCGGTGTTCTTGTCACTCCACCAGGCACAGCATTGAGAGTGGCCTCTAATCTCCGAATTTGTGTTGATTGCCACAATTTTCTGAAACTTTTTTCTGCAGTTTACAACCGTGATGTAATTCTCAGAGACCATAAGCGGTTTCACCACTTCCGGCGAGGGCATTGCTCCTGCAGTGACTACTGGTAG
- the LOC131635218 gene encoding malate dehydrogenase, chloroplastic, whose product MAAAASAATFSIGTAQTGRSLPQSNPFGLKLNSHVNFRSFSGLKAMPSSLRCESESSFFGNETCAALRATFAPKAVQENRSLNHNLQPQASYKVAVLGAAGGIGQPLALLIKMSPLVSDLHLYDIANVKGVAADISHCNTPSKVVDFTGAAELANCLKGVDVVVIPAGVPRKPGMTRDDLFNINAGIVRDLVSAVADNAPGAFIHIISNPVNSTVPIAAEILKQKGVYDPKKLFGVSTLDVVRANTFVAQKKNLRLIDVDVPVVGGHAGITILPLLSKTKPSASFTDEEIEELTVRIQNAGTEVVEAKAGAGSATLSMAYAAARFVESSLRALDGDADVYECSYVQSDLTDLPFFASRVKIGRKGVEALIPTDLQGLSEYEQKALEALKPELKASIEKGVAFAQKQTVAA is encoded by the coding sequence ATGGCAGCGGCAGCATCAGCAGCTACTTTTTCTATTGGAACCGCCCAAACAGGGAGGTCACTTCCTCAatcaaacccttttggtttgaaaCTCAATTCCCATGTTAATTTCAGAAGCTTCTCTGGCCTCAAGGCTATGCCATCATCTCTCAGATgtgagtctgaatcatctttctTCGGCAATGAAACTTGTGCTGCGCTTCGTGCAACTTTTGCTCCCAAAGCTGTACAAGAAAACCGAAGCCTCAACCACAACTTGCAGCCACAGGCATCCTACAAAGTAGCGGTTCTTGGTGCTGCGGGAGGGATTGGTCAGCCGCTGGCACTTCTCATCAAGATGTCGCCTTTGGTTTCTGACCTGCATCTCTATGATATTGCAAATGTTAAGGGTGTTGCGGCTGATATTAGTCACTGCAACACTCCTTCAAAAGTTGTGGATTTCACTGGAGCTGCTGAGTTAGCGAACTGTTTGAAAGGTGTGGATGTTGTTGTTATACCTGCTGGTGTTCCTAGGAAACCCGGCATGACTCGTGATGATCTTTTCAATATCAATGCTGGTATAGTCAGAGACTTGGTCTCCGCTGTTGCAGATAATGCTCCTGGGGCTTTTATTCATATTATCAGTAATCCGGTGAATTCTACTGTGCCTATTGCTGCTGAAATTCTGAAACAAAAAGGTGTCTATGATCCTAAAAAGCTCTTTGGTGTTAGCACACTTGATGTTGTGAGGGCAAACACTTTTGTGGCTCAGAAGAAGAACCTGAGGCTGATTGATGTAGATGTTCCTGTTGTTGGAGGCCATGCTGGGATTACCATTCTTCCTCTATTGTCAAAGACAAAACCCTCGGCGAGTTTCACTGATGAGGAAATTGAGGAGCTGACTGTCAGGATTCAAAATGCTGGAACTGAAGTTGTTGAGGCAAAAGCTGGTGCAGGGTCTGCAACTTTGTCAATGGCTTATGCGGCAGCTAGATTTGTTGAATCGTCCCTTCGTGCGCTTGACGGAGATGCTGATGTGTATGAATGCTCATATGTACAGTCAGATTTGACTGACCTTCCCTTTTTTGCTTCAAGGGTGAAGATTGGCAGGAAAGGAGTTGAAGCTTTAATTCCAACTGATCTCCAAGGATTGAGTGAGTATGAGCAGAAGGCTTTGGAAGCACTCAAGCCAGAACTTAAGGCCAGTATCGAGAAGGGGGTTGCTTTTGCTCAAAAGCAAACTGTCGCTGCTTAA